In the Xyrauchen texanus isolate HMW12.3.18 chromosome 47, RBS_HiC_50CHRs, whole genome shotgun sequence genome, GTGACAAGACACAACTATGAGCATTACTATGAAATTCCTTCCTGTGCTACTTCTACTTTGGGGTGAGTATTTACTCCTGCTCGTGTCATATTTTACAGAGCAGCTTTTGTCAAATGAAATATAGGCTTTTATTTGTTCCACATACAGGAAAAATGcatagaaatataattttataaatactttCATGTAAAGAGTTAAAGAACAAAAGCCCTACACTACTTTCAGCTTCAcactgtttttgtttgattgtgatgtcacagtgatCATTTAATTGCATCTACAATGCACATTAGAAGTGGAACATTGGTACATTTAAAGGACAACCACTTTTCCTGTCAAGATGTGAATATGTTGCTAAAATCGGAATATTTCTCCTCAGCTTTTCCTCCTTTAGATGCAGCAGGCCGACTGAGAGAATTCATCATACTAAATGCAACGAATCTCACTGCAGCTCGAAATACGTGCCAAAGTGAATTCACTGACCTTGTCACAGTTTATGATGAACAAGACAATATGGAACTAACTAAAATACTCCGAGATAAAATACTCAACAAAACATCCCCTAGCGCCTGGATTGGTGCCTATCAAAATGAAACACACATAACTGAGAAGTGGTCAAATGGTGATGAGGTCACATTCAGAAGAATAACAGGGAACTTGAGTCAAACAGGCTGTTTTACTATGAAACATGATGGATCATGGGATTTTCTAATTTGCAATACACCAAAATACTTTATGTGTTATGTTCAAGGTAATAATCACTGAATTtgtccttttgtgtttttgtctatAAATATCTTATGTTTGGTAGCTTATATTATCTATGCTATTTATTGatcttatattttattattgcattCATTCAGTTGTCAGTCAAGCATCACGCACCTATGAGTTAATCAAGGATAACAAAAACTGGTCTGATGCTCAGCGGTACTGCAGAGAGAATTACACTGATTTAGTCAGTATCAGAGATGAGACGGAGAATAATGAGGTTAAGGAAGCAGGAAAACAGAGTAACATTCCTTTCTGGATTGGCCTCTTTAGTGACAGTGTGGAATGGTTTGATGGAGGACAATCTGCTTACAGAAAATATTCAGGGCCACAAAATGGAATTTTCACATTCCTCTTCCAAAATGAGAGTTGGATGAAGAGTAACAGCAATAATAACTTCCGTCCCCTATGCTACAGTAAGATGAAACAAGAGTTAATACTTTGAAACTCAATTCATTCCCATTATGTGCTGCATTATTCAgacaatttaacacattttatgtttgtttgttcactTTCTCAGAAAGCCATATTCATGTCAGTCGCGATGAAAGGTCCTGGGAGGAGGCTCTGGATTACTGCAATAACAATCCGAATACTTCTGGACTCCTGCGCATCGAGTCGGAGGATGATCAGATAGAAACGGAGCGAGAGCTGCGAAGAAGACGACGACGAGCTATTTCTGGTCCAGTGTGGGTGGGGCTTAGACAGAGTCGACTCTTTGGGTTCTGGATTTGGTCCAATGGGCTTCATGTGGGACCCTGGACCAACTGGAAAGGAGGAAGTCAACCAGAACATCAGATGTCCCACCACTGTGGTGCCATAGAGAAGATGAACGGTGAATTCAAATGGACTGATAAAGACTGCAGATCGAAATTTACCGTTTTATGTGAGGGGAAGTAATGTAGTTATACTATAGCTACACTTGATTTGAATTTGTTTCTCATGAAAATCGAAATGCTGATTTAAAGGATTCAATTCAAATGCTTaacatttgttttgtagacaagtGTACCGTACAACTGTTTTACTGCATATTTGGATGCACGTCCACCTTAGATGGTCCACCTGCTTCATGAATTTGTgttaattcattaaataatggtaaatggtctgcacttatatagcacctttttaagctttaacggTATTCAACGCGATTTACATTGAGTCTCATTCAGCCATACAAGCACACATTCataccaatggcagcagagctgctatgtaaggtgctagcctgccattgggagcaacttggcgttcagtgtcttgcccaaggacacttcggcatgtggagtcatgtgggtcaggattcgaaccgccaaccttgcgattagtggttgacccgctctaccaactgagccacagccgcaaaATAGCCACAAATACaaggccactaatcgcagggttggtggttcgaatcccggcccacacgactcggcccacacatgccgaagtgtccttgggcaagacactgaacaccaagttgctcccaaaagcaggctagcaccttgcatagcagctctgccaacATTGGTATGAATGAGTGCTTGTATGGGTGTAGACTCAATGTAAAGCGcgttgaataccgttaaggcttaaaaaaggcgctatataagtgcagaccatttaccataaaattaaaaacaacatgCACAAGAAATGGTGCATGGTGGTGATATTTCAAGGAAAACTAAAAATACCAGCAACCTTCTGCATACAGTGTCTCAAAAATCTTTTTTAAGCTTAAGATGTGTACATGTCCAATCCTTctttaatgtaaatgtttgatattttctattttaatgcaATATACTGCActtgcatttttaagtgtggcttcaaGAAtgagtcattatttacacaccctcctGTAATTGCAAACCGTTCTGCTGATATTTTTGTCTTCTGTAGAACACTAAAGTAACATTTTTGAAGAAGTTTGAAGTTTTGATAATGTCTCTCAAGCTCATAATAAATGGATTTTCCTCTCCACAAACGAGTTTAAATCTCATTTTCCACTCTGCATATTTAAAATGGTACGTCCATTTGTTCAATTACGGCACATGTGAGAAACAATGGTGTCTAGTCGACCTCGCTCCTATCATTAAATGAACACACTTTAAAATCACTGCACACCGTTTTCTTGTAAAACAGCGGAAGAAAGTTTCTAATTACATTTCAAATGGCATTTCAGCTCTCTGTGATGGTTTTTCCCCCCTTTTACTCAGTTTAATTGCTAATTTCACAATATCTGCTTGAGTAATGACATTTCAGACTAGTATCAGGGAAAAGttgggtaaaaaaaattattgaaaatgttcAGCGTGGGCTGGACTGAGTCGTAACCACAGTGAGCGCTGACACAACAGGTCTGCCAGTCTTCACTGTCCCTGCCCGTGCTCAGAAAGTGACAAATGACCCATCGGTGGCTTCAAACACAATGCTCAATTGGTCACTAGAACTTGTGGCTACTTCATTATTAGCCTGTGAGGGGAATGGTTGCCATGCCAAGTTGCCAACCACAGGGTGACCGTCACCAGCAATTGCCTCTTGGGGAATTATTCTACGTTGACAGTAATTAGGGTCGTTATGGAAGAATGCAGTTCTATAGACATTAATGCATTTTCCACATACTTCAGGAGGGTGAACATAGtgcattaaaggaatacttcaccctgGAAAATTCAGACATTATTGGCTTGCATTGATTTAGTTTATTTCATAGACGGCATTAAGAGAAATTTCAAAGAATTTACTGGTCACGCTTTtttatgcaattataataaaagtaacaatttcattAAGCTTTAACCAGCCTAAGCTGATTTGAGtttgtttaagctggtctcccagcctgaaaAAGGACAATCTAATGGTTAATAAATAAGCTTTATCGTCCACACTCTGACCTGACATCTCTAACCCGAACTACCCTTGTTATTCAGCAATGACATCCAGATGAAGATTTTCCATTCATCAACACCTCTATCATTCAACAGCAAGATGAACGAAATGCCACATAATAGATCACAGCCAAATGGGTCAAACATCCAAAGAGAACCCTTCAGGTTAGAGAGACCCATTTGGCATGAGCTTTCAATACATTGGAGACGAGAACACGGGCACATGATCTTTAACAGCTCCATGGACTCAAAGACCAAAAGTGGCACCTTCATTAAAATTTCACCAAAGTGCATGACTGGCAACATGCTCTCCGTGTTCAGAACACTCGGCAGATTTGACATGACTTCGAGTGAAAAGGTCCTCAGCGCTTTGTAAATGTAGCCGAACCACGTCGCTGTCCCTCATGACAACCATTAGAGGAAAAATCCTGTTAGGGCGGGAAAAGTTTTGTGTGGAAAATTGCAGCGGCTCACATTTGACCAGGTCTGGAGTCATAACGATAACACGCCACTGCTATAAAGCAAAAAGATGAAAGCAGCTTAGCGCAATCTTGAAGCGTGCAGGTTTTAACATGTTCGCCGACATACATTTCACAATGGGCCATTtagaatttgtggaacttgtgacatcacaaagacCAAATACATCAGCATATGACTGCATCTTCAACCAGACATCAACGcttatttttcatcattgcacacttggccccgcccactggtgctcactgCTCAGTTACACAGGTGAAGTGGAGAGTGATGGGCCCATCAAGGGAGATTCATCTACACCAAAGGGGACTTATACAGGGGGCACCTTCATGTGCCTATATAGATTGCTGCTTTTACAAAGGAGACGGTTTCAtcttgctgttttaaaggcaaccTGGgccgtttttgcacccatctttGCTATTTTTAGTTGTTATTTTCTAATGTCTGTGTCGGCGGTCTCCCCAGTCTccgtcagtttgggtaaaataaataaaccacaGGTTACAATCACCTGACATATATTCAAACTCTGCTTTATTACTGAAAGCATTGGCCAAACAGCATCACAGCAGCACCTGTGcatactacacacatacacacatacatgcgcacAAGTTTCTCTTTCTCCGAGCGCTCAACTTTTTTTTCCCCAAGAGGGTGTGTACCCCCAAATTAAAGTGACGGGAGAGCAAATAAAGGTGAAACTTTCaccatacaatgtaaatgaacATAAGGGAAACATATCGGTAATATACTTTACTGTAAACATCAATGATTtatcaatgtaaaataaaataataaaataacaatgaatttataaattatataatacattcaGAATTAAATAAGAATGATGAATTAACCCAAATCTGATGTTACATtagtcttttgtaaacatgcactagatggacgtctttgaccattttgatgcatttctggTGATGCGCACCACATTTTAAGAGCGGTACAAATGCAACTTTTTAAAACGggtctcattctgctgctgccactgactgaGAGAAAGCACATGCCATTCAgttgtatttgaggggctgcatgaagttagccaatcagaacagtgggcatttacattgaagtcttaaagggccagagtgCTTTAAACTGGGCGTTTCAGACTGAGGGCCAGAGATGGGGTGGATAATGAtcatatattattacattttgactgttttggtaaaaaaaaaaaaaaacattatgtatttaaagtatgttgtgacccctttaaagaatagttcagccAATATGACATTTATGTCATAATTAACTTACTGTCccttttcactttcattatatatgAGAAGAGTGGACAGTATATTCTTTAAAAGGTCTCAATTTTTGGTCCCCCTTGAGCACTTTGTAGCTTCAAAACAGGACTAAATGCCTTAAATACGGACATTTTACCATCCTACCATAGAGTATTTAATATTTCCTCTTTACGTCATAAATCTTTTGTATATTTTTCCAAATCTTTGGTTTGTGTCCAGTTTTTAATGAACCACAAATCCCAGATTTTCCATGTGATCTTAGACTTCCCAGTATATTCTATCAATAATTTACATAGTTTAAGTGAACTTCTTGTTGTGCAAGAACTATTAAGCCTGCTAACAAACGGACTCATCTTTTGAAGGACTGATTTTCCTGCGTTTGCTGGACTCCTATGGACTTGCTAAGAGTGTTGATGCCCTCTTGGCCAATTGATCAGCAGGGAACTCTAAGGGGGGCTTTGATTTCTAAGAgaaatttttgctttctttggtCTCAATCTTGAAAGTGTCACAGTCCAAAGCACAGGAGAGCAGTCAGCCTTAAATCAATAATATTGAATATCGCCCGAAGGTCAGAAAATAGGAAAAACGGCAGAATTCATCAAGTAACGGGAAGAAACCTGGGggatattttaatacatttggcaCGTTTTATGCTAAAATGTCAGTGACTCCTTAAGAACAAAAGATGCTTTGGAATTCGTAATTGGCTTTCTCCTCAAGAGCCTATAGCTAGCCAAAAGTTCTTTCCTTGCATTTTGATCATGCATAGTGGATCCGTATCAAAATATGTAATAAACAGATACACTTGCTCAAatgcaaccagggctggactggtaatctggcataccgggcattttccctgtgggccgatgcactttgggaccgttcaggggtggactggccatcaggagaaccgagctggctggtgggtcggccgcgaaacgtacgataagctaaaatgggccgccgcgttatgcagaacagaccacaaaattattccgcgatatgcagaaaaggacagtgaaactTTGGGCCagttgcgtcgaaaggagccagttgaggtggtttgggcatctggtaaggatgccccctgggcgcctccctagggaggtgtttcaggcacgtccagctgggaggaggcctcggggaagacccaggattaggtggagagattacatctccacactggcctgggaacgcctcggggtcccccagtcagagctggttaatgtggctcgggatagggaagtttggggcccctttctggagctgctgcccccacgacccgactttggataagcggttgaagatggatggagttaaaaaaaacacgagtaaatttacattttaccgAAATTAAAGTTCACCAAAAGGAGAGACATATTTAAAGTATTTAGGAATATTTTggtatttaaaacataatttttgaaTATGTCATTCATTCAAGTTTTTAAAGCCTGAAAAGGGAATCATAGTTgattcctattttattatttgatttatatatttgaagtcaaatatgtaaaaaatgaCTTCTTAAAGTGTATGCcgaaaaaagcacacaaaaacaacatttatgtGTCAATTAATTGTGAAAGCCCTTAACGAGACCATTAATCATCACAGTCCTAAAACGAAATACATTCTAACAACTGATATCTGAAAgcttgttagcatgttgctaagctaacaccTCACTCTATTAAGCACAAAATTCATagcaaaaaatgtcatttttaattagattgtgatgaggaggagggcgtggccagacCGTGAGGCTGCTCGGCTGTCGCTGACTCAGCTGATGAgcaggagagcaagataaaggggagccggagatgccagttcgagagagagagagacgcacgtggccacGCTGCATGTTTATCTGTGTTTGTTgatgtttgttttatattatgtttactgttgagccggttcctgcctcctcctcgcccatccTTTGAACTGTTACATAGATTAAACTATTTGTATTATCTTAGAAGGCTGCATCAATTTGCTACCTACTGTAGAGCAGTATGTGTGTCGGTCGAGTGCATACAATGCCTTGAAATGCTGTCTACAGGAGGTATAGGCAGCTAGCTCACTGTGTTATAGAACAGAGCTACTGAAAACATCTGAACCAAGAGATTTTCTCAGAAGTCTTTGAAACTCTTCTCAACCTTTGAGACAGACCGTTtggaaattattttctttttacaacTAGAAGCTTCTGATGAATCATGGTGTGGTTGGGCTTGTCAAATctaataaaaattcacacctgcgCTCATAACCGTCCTCCTTTCACCGGTCATGTTCCAGGTCAGCGGTTCGGCTCGCTCCAGATGCACCGCTTTCGTAGGCATTATGGGAAAGGCAGACTTTCATCTCACTTCATATTGTTAAAAACGTTTTGTCTTGGGGAGTTTGTGCCGTTTCATAAAATCTGATTTCTGTCCATTGATCGGGTGTCAAGGCTGCCCTGAGAGAGATTGTTTTACCTCACAACCTAGAACATGAGCAATTCCCAGCTCAGAAACCTAAAATCTATTAAATTAGATAGATATTAGATAGTTGTGACTCTACAGCatgttctgattggatgagccacatttgaAGCCATTGCAAAACGCCGATAACTAGCAAAGTGGCTACGTTGCTTGGCAAGTGTAAACAGCCTAAAGTTAGTAAAATTAACTACACTTCTTGAAAGGTTTGTTTATATTGATTACAATgaatagctgttttttttttgttgcatatttGATGCCACATCCACACGAATCCGTTCAGTTTCCCAATGTCATTGTCTTCCAAACATGccgtaatggagagcattttcgacTACGGGGAAAGATAGCACCACgatgaacgttaaaatacacagttttgaaTGTATAGCCACATAAGTGTGAGACTAGCGAGATCAAAACGCTTACTAACCTTGtttgtgcaaagttatatccaatattccCCAGTCATGACCAAATGAAGCTGGCAAACATGGAAACTTCCACATGACATGCACAAGGATACAAAAAAGGTACTGTTTACATAGAGAAATCTCCACCCACAGGAATTACTTTGTACCTATATCGAGAAATTCAACCGTCTAGACAAGTAGTCCCACCATTAAGGACAATTCATAcctcaaataacacacatttttgtacaaaataatgaatataagcACTTTGACGAAAAGATAATTTGcaaatttctgtttttaaaccctTTTGAAtgtcttgccccatagactttaAACTGAtcagatttaaagggacagtacacccaaaaatgaatattctctcatcatttactcaccctcatgccatcccagatgtgtatgactgtctttcttctgcagaacacaaacaatggtttttaaaataatatctcagatctgtaggtcaatacaatgcaagtgaatggtgatcagacatttgtagctccaaaaatcacataaagaaaacataaaagtaatccatacgactcaagtggttaaatccatgtcttcagaagcaatataacaggcgtgggtgagaaacagatagttaagtccttttttactctaaatctccactttcactttcactttcaaacgTGCATGTGAAACTAAACTgtgtgagaaagtgaaagtggagatttatagtttaaaaacgggcttacattttgatctgtttctcacacacatttattatatcgcttctgaggatatggatttaaccactggagtcttatgcattacttctatgtttcctttttgtgatttttggagctacaaaaggtctgatcaccattcacttgcattgtatggacctacagagctgagatattcttctaaaaatatttgtttgtgttctgcagaagaaagaaagtcatgcacatctgggatggcattagggtgagtaaatgatgagagaattttcatttttgggtgtactgtccctttaaattctgCATGGCTGGATTTCACCTCTACCACATGCTTGTCTTACCAACCCAGACTGTACATACAAGAACTAACATTATTCATCAGACccacatatgaaataaattcatCACAATTTCTGCCTTTTTGAAGCACAAGCTGAGGCGGTAACCTAATAGGAAACTTTTCTATATCACCTTAATGTATCTTACCTCATAAATCAGAGCCTTTCTACAAAAACACCATCCACTTTTTCCAGAAAACATATCCCTGTACATCCTTCACGGTTCCGCTTGTATTGAGGAACACGTCCGCAGCTGAGCGTGACAAACAAGAGCTTCACAAGCGCAACTCTTTGCCAGCTTTGGGATTTTTGCAGCATGCCTCCATTTTTCACAGATGCTGTCAACATGTGAGAATCTGCCTGTGAGATGTTCCTACTCCTGCAAGCCCACAGACAGAGCGCCCAAAGCTGCCGTGCTGTATTGTTTTGAGAACAGATTGAGAGGAATTGGCGACAGGGTTTCATGTTAACATTTTAAGAGCATGATTGACGGGGATTGTGGGAGATATTGGGTCGATTTTAATGTTTGAAGTTCAAATAAAAGTCATTGTCAATGCACAAAATATAGAGGAGTCTCATAAGgaatcaaattgtccttgatcTTTGGAGATGAAAGAGGCTGATGGGATAAgacaacatactgtaactttcagaactaaCTTTCTCTTTAATCCAAAATTAGAAGCTGCAAAATCAGCTCATTCTGAACTTCTGCAACTTTTTGACGACAGAAACCTGACAAATAACCCACGaatgatacatttaaatgtcaaCTATCACTATTTGGTGCTCATAAACTTGCCCAATCATGGTGAGTTAATAAACAGGAAGTAGATAGATACTATTATTCAATAACAGTATAATGAGGGGAAATCCACCAAAccttgtgctgttcctggctgcgTGTagcacctgctgctctgcagatccTCCCAAAAGATCCCAGCATTTCATTTGGACCCCATTTTGAAACTATTTTGAACCGAACAGCAAACCCACAGCCATGCGTTCATATGCAAAGAGGCCAttaaccagcctgatctcatgaaacaTTTGTGACCGTAGCTACATTTTTAGTCAATTATATTACATTGTTCTTTACACGTATCGCTGAAATTCTgagttgaaatgtccactgtgtggtgctaaaagtaagttacattttctcccaaacagatgaggtttataaggttaatgctctattgagcattgagaaatattagttcacacttaaCATTTATTTTCGAAAAAGTatagctgcgtacacactgccagcgacatcgtgcGAGacagcgacacgagctgtcgcgaccattggcaaccagatgtgggcatgtccagcgacttTATTCAAATGGAGAGTGACttacgggagcgacagccaatacatttatatttacattgatgcatttggcagatgcttttatccaaagcggcttacagagcccttattacagggacaatctccccagagcaacctggagttaagtgtcttgctcaaggacacaatggtggtggctgtggggatcgaaccagcgaccttctgattaccagttatttgctttatcccactacgccaccaccactccaatacgagagaagacggTAGATCTCACGtgatcctcctctctctctcagctcctgcagtaatggaaagatcaggggacccaccctccgcagcagctcatcaaactgggtcccgtcaagcctgaagtactgctggaaccggACTTCATCCGTCCGCAGCTCCTGCAGCAGCCGGTGGTTCTCACCGTGCTGAttccgagattgaatggttttgtggacctagacagaccggcgtttgcgttttcgccgcagataaacagccgctatggcaaagagcatgccttgtttctcgctcatctttgatataaaacattttatgtactgattccatttatatttagtcttctCCCTCCAAAATGTTAGTTTGTAGCGGCAAGGAAaccgattcgctgtcaacagcaatggaatggcatccgttaatgtcatttataaacgttactaggcaaccagtagtgggaacgcccactagcgacttcaccgccagccactggcgacttgcagGTGTGAACGCAGCTTATGTCAGAAATGTCATAgctcagtgatttttttttataatattgtatCTTATTTGATACATGTAATttcaacatgctttttcaataaaataatatacaatattttaacCAAGgataagttgcttatattcagcatatactaattttaaaatatcaataacaatataatcattagtaacttttactttatttaaataagcgtcaattatcccaacataagagtcacttttcaTGCAAGTCCGCCactattttaaatagatcgatttaaacattgaaaccacttttttcacaaataaccactagatggtgccataaacgtGTGTTACTTACACACCATATGTATTTTGGCTTTTCAGCTTGAACAGAAGGTGCGACAGGAGCCGTTAAACATTGtgcatcatatttgatacatacgGCGGTATAGGGttaatggctcctacacactacacgactttcaaagacgtcggatcgtggtaccgttcctATTACACAACtatatgtcttgtcactgaagtcgtagcattttcaaattactcGACGAATCgttgacaggggtgaacacattacaaaacattacaCTATTGACAAATCCCCGACGAtcctctgcctggactccaaattacgtttcacaacagagtacacgcgagaagtgatacgagatacgaaaacaaatgcatgatcatatgttatgcaatttctctccagctcttctctttctccacccggttgtgctacagttcagatgaaacatcaaatattcACTGGTGCTcgtgccaatgttccactaattattcctccatttcttcggtccactgagactttcttgataccgcagccatgctagttgatgttctgttgcaggtacatcaggactcctcccactgaaacttcccgtgccccatttcttgctctctcattggctgttggtcaacgctgcagttgtattcagtcaaaacacatttcacattgcacgatttggagtcgcagacGGGTCCAGGTATCTCGCTGACATTGGCGATGTGTTGGCACTTCTCTCAAATTGCGTCTTTGATAGTGCATACATTGTGATCGTCACTCACGGGAGCAagctccacaaaactgtcggcgtgTGAAAATCGGGCTTAAGTGTAAACTCATCATAAGATGCCCTTTTAATGCAAGATACAAGCATTTAGAGATGTTGTAATACTGAAGTT is a window encoding:
- the LOC127639226 gene encoding uncharacterized protein LOC127639226, yielding MSITMKFLPVLLLLWAFPPLDAAGRLREFIILNATNLTAARNTCQSEFTDLVTVYDEQDNMELTKILRDKILNKTSPSAWIGAYQNETHITEKWSNGDEVTFRRITGNLSQTGCFTMKHDGSWDFLICNTPKYFMCYVQVVSQASRTYELIKDNKNWSDAQRYCRENYTDLVSIRDETENNEVKEAGKQSNIPFWIGLFSDSVEWFDGGQSAYRKYSGPQNGIFTFLFQNESWMKSNSNNNFRPLCYKSHIHVSRDERSWEEALDYCNNNPNTSGLLRIESEDDQIETERELRRRRRRAISGPVWVGLRQSRLFGFWIWSNGLHVGPWTNWKGGSQPEHQMSHHCGAIEKMNGEFKWTDKDCRSKFTVLCEGK